Proteins from one Brevibacillus humidisoli genomic window:
- a CDS encoding flavin reductase family protein, which translates to MPDQVEQCKASRTIHPSILYYGTPVIMLSTANEDGTTNLSPLSSSWALGSCIVLGIGLGGKAIENLQHRPECVINVPHPGLWRAVESLAPLTGKSPVPEAKRQNGFRYEKDKFTAAGLLPVPSVDVLPDRVSDCPLQMEAKVMNIRVPEHNAFFAIVEAEVVHVHAHEDIMLNERHINPQAWSPLIYNFRHYFGLGEELGKSYRAET; encoded by the coding sequence ATGCCTGATCAAGTTGAACAATGCAAAGCAAGCCGAACGATTCACCCTAGCATTTTATACTATGGCACACCCGTCATTATGCTAAGCACGGCAAATGAAGACGGGACGACCAATCTATCGCCGTTGTCTTCGTCGTGGGCGTTGGGTTCCTGCATCGTGCTGGGGATCGGATTAGGAGGGAAGGCGATCGAGAATCTGCAGCACCGACCGGAATGCGTGATAAACGTTCCGCATCCAGGGCTGTGGAGAGCAGTGGAATCACTTGCGCCGCTGACAGGAAAGTCTCCCGTTCCCGAGGCCAAACGTCAGAACGGGTTTCGCTACGAAAAAGATAAATTTACGGCAGCGGGCTTGCTCCCCGTCCCATCGGTCGATGTACTCCCTGATCGTGTCAGTGATTGTCCCTTGCAGATGGAGGCAAAAGTAATGAACATCCGCGTACCCGAGCACAACGCCTTTTTTGCGATCGTGGAGGCGGAGGTCGTGCATGTACATGCCCACGAGGACATTATGCTGAATGAGCGTCACATCAACCCCCAAGCGTGGAGCCCGTTGATCTATAACTTCCGTCATTACTTCGGCTTGGGGGAAGAGTTGGGCAAGTCGTACCGAGCCGAGACGTGA
- a CDS encoding copper amine oxidase N-terminal domain-containing protein: MAQLRNKLAAAIIIPMLLAAPAPLPASAGAESEIVITLDGKRLPLQGEIHNGHTMVPLRSLSEVLGFRVTWEPADKQITLQSDSKVIQLRVDEHRVNVNDHDLFMETAPVMQDGTTLIPLRFVSNHLGMEVSWDEATRFVHLQHKEENDLTLVTKKNQKNWTTDRLPSSTHK, from the coding sequence ATGGCACAGCTGCGAAATAAACTGGCCGCAGCCATAATCATACCTATGCTGCTTGCTGCGCCTGCACCTCTGCCAGCGTCCGCTGGAGCAGAATCGGAGATTGTCATTACCCTTGACGGAAAGAGACTGCCGCTGCAGGGAGAAATACATAATGGACATACAATGGTCCCGCTCCGTTCACTCAGTGAGGTACTCGGATTTCGTGTCACATGGGAACCAGCCGACAAACAGATTACCCTCCAATCTGATTCAAAGGTGATTCAATTACGGGTGGATGAACATCGGGTCAATGTGAATGACCATGACCTGTTCATGGAGACGGCCCCCGTGATGCAAGACGGAACGACGCTAATCCCGCTTCGCTTCGTCTCCAACCATCTAGGTATGGAGGTCAGTTGGGACGAAGCGACCAGATTCGTCCATCTGCAGCACAAGGAAGAAAATGACCTGACGTTGGTAACCAAAAAGAATCAGAAGAACTGGACAACGGATCGATTGCCATCCAGTACCCACAAATAG
- a CDS encoding DUF3298 and DUF4163 domain-containing protein, which produces MGDTTIQSTINDLIKTRTRKVKEAFLTDKAAMDQELDPALKSASRYTLDLNYEVKYNQHNWLSIVFYDYVYTGGAHGITNASSYTFSLTDGKLYGLKDLFREGTSYVETINREIKKQIEQKVQDGELYLLSPFASIDEDQEFYLTDDALVIYFQVYEYTPYAAGIPEFSIPMKQLSNMLQVAVNES; this is translated from the coding sequence TTGGGCGATACGACGATTCAATCGACCATTAACGATCTTATCAAAACGAGAACACGCAAAGTAAAAGAGGCGTTCCTAACTGACAAAGCAGCAATGGACCAAGAGCTCGACCCAGCGTTGAAAAGCGCTAGTCGATACACCCTCGATCTCAATTATGAAGTAAAATACAATCAGCATAATTGGCTCAGCATCGTCTTTTACGATTATGTCTACACTGGAGGGGCGCATGGGATCACGAATGCCTCTTCTTATACTTTTTCACTGACCGACGGCAAGTTGTATGGGTTAAAGGATTTGTTTCGTGAAGGGACTTCTTATGTAGAAACAATCAATAGAGAGATCAAAAAACAAATCGAGCAGAAGGTGCAGGACGGCGAACTTTACTTGCTCTCCCCCTTTGCATCGATCGACGAAGATCAGGAATTCTACTTGACAGACGACGCTTTAGTCATTTACTTCCAGGTGTATGAATACACACCATATGCGGCCGGAATTCCCGAGTTCTCCATCCCTATGAAGCAGTTGAGCAACATGTTGCAGGTTGCTGTAAACGAGAGCTGA
- a CDS encoding protein-glutamine gamma-glutamyltransferase gives MIQLGGNNVQADSLLKEQQWTEAQVETIEKMAASNEVFSYPDQTALQFELTLRQYIVQAAKALNASGVSFATFKKSRCNEKYWNLTDFGGFRIRDGVFPSDGIQDIYRNGRLYAFECATAMVIVYYRAVLAAIKLPDFNRLFANMLLYDWHYDQDLGLSSRTGTVMLPGDVVYFKNPDYHPDTPQWQGENAIVLSNGQYYGHGIGITDASRMIRVLNSLRKPDAARSAYLTDTVARPGFAYLQQFKRNTLSFDAFANRRTGVDRLAGWIGSRYYEV, from the coding sequence ATGATACAACTTGGCGGGAATAATGTCCAGGCCGATTCCTTGCTGAAAGAGCAGCAATGGACGGAAGCCCAGGTGGAAACGATCGAGAAGATGGCGGCAAGTAATGAAGTTTTCTCCTACCCAGACCAAACAGCCCTGCAGTTCGAACTGACACTGCGCCAATACATTGTCCAAGCAGCGAAAGCTCTCAATGCCAGCGGCGTCTCATTTGCCACCTTCAAAAAGTCGCGTTGTAATGAGAAGTACTGGAACCTGACCGATTTCGGCGGCTTTCGCATCCGTGACGGCGTCTTTCCATCTGACGGCATCCAGGATATCTATCGCAATGGACGTCTATATGCTTTTGAATGTGCGACCGCTATGGTTATCGTGTATTATCGAGCCGTACTAGCCGCGATTAAGCTGCCTGACTTCAACCGATTGTTTGCCAACATGCTGCTCTACGACTGGCACTACGACCAGGACCTCGGCTTGTCCTCGCGAACCGGAACCGTCATGCTGCCAGGCGACGTGGTCTATTTCAAAAACCCGGACTATCACCCGGACACTCCCCAATGGCAGGGAGAAAACGCGATCGTGTTGAGCAACGGTCAATACTACGGACACGGGATCGGCATTACCGATGCAAGCCGGATGATCCGTGTACTAAACAGCCTGCGGAAACCAGATGCTGCCCGATCCGCTTATTTGACCGATACCGTCGCGCGACCCGGATTTGCCTATCTGCAGCAGTTTAAGCGAAATACACTTTCGTTCGATGCATTTGCCAACCGACGGACTGGAGTTGACCGGCTGGCGGGGTGGATTGGTTCGAGGTATTACGAGGTGTAG